Proteins from one Belonocnema kinseyi isolate 2016_QV_RU_SX_M_011 chromosome 8, B_treatae_v1, whole genome shotgun sequence genomic window:
- the LOC117177733 gene encoding HEAT repeat-containing protein 3 encodes MGKQKRQRHKPHKENPTGLPSAKDFDEETEDVVVENKEKALQRVLEQLQSANMEEKLSGLQTLESMSYETSMAVQIAKDNITKIIGPFLVDENKLVRAAAASTLRNIAENGGEDAYLCLLKDDVMTPLTSLLKNHYTDWHPSSEPKEKGKLGEERQTFIQAVTLLWTLGEKNESVIKRSNDENLLQILIKFLDTSTYGAGLSSVAIQCMLTLSEDNPVAISELKKQENCLVNLLEWTSENEKIEATSLRTLSAGLLMNINQSSSETDSLRITCKVLSILGETLNFDFKNQIESLTSAFPSEKHLSRASRKNIREINQIAAMQQQALEILANLCTDDQESDADSDLDDSDDFEEEEMDVDQVLDKSVNSYSNIPVELTEVIASTDLVKKVWEKTVKIEDNTKKIFEHNPEGIFVLKRLRVLRCRAFLCLNNLISSLDVGTLGGVDNLYRLWTEIGKVVFTDADPNDIDLLESATSAMRAALQKLAEVRAKVFQNLSITDLEPMLNGERQCSNPNVRANLLRILGNLALILMNGGVLQCQELIKHVSLFLLDTCTKENEAWVIAESLDAIMDIFAEDETDNLAANINLVEKLQIVAPILKNKIRQQKQKLGDNALVVSTVKANLQRFIKYKGQRVAKLKVV; translated from the exons ttGCAATCTGCAAACATGGAGGAGAAGTTATCAGGTCTCCAAACCCTGGAATCAATGAGCTACGAAACATCGATGGCTGTTCAAATCGCCAAAGACaacattacaaaaataatagGACCTTTCTTagttgatgaaaataaattagtaCGAGCTGCGGCAGCCTCTACACTGAGAAATATAGCAGAAAACGGTGGAGAAGACGCTTACCTATGTCTTTTAAAAGATGATGTCATGACTCCTCTTAcatctttacttaaaaat CATTACACGGATTGGCATCCAAGTTCAGAACCCAAAGAAAAAGGAAAGCTGGGCGAAGAAAGGCAAACTTTCATCCAAGCTGTTACTCTCCTCTGGACTTTAGGCGAAAAAAATGAAAGCGTAATTAAACGTTCAAATGACGAAAATTTACTccaaatacttataaaatttCTGGATACATCTACATATGGAGCAGGATTGAGTAGCGTAGCAATTCAATGTATGCTCACTTTATCAGAAGATAATCCCGTGGCaatttcggaattaaaaaaacaagaaaattgccTAGTGAATCTCCTGGAATGGACATCTGAGAACGAAAAAATTGAGGCAACATCTCTTCGCACTTTATCAGCCGGATTATTAATGAACATAAATCAATCGTCATCTGAAACAGACTCGTTAAGAATCACTTGCAAAGTTCTATCAATTCTCGGCGAAACTctcaactttgattttaaaaatcaaatcgaaagtCTGACTTCTGCTTTTCCAAGTGAGAAACATCTTTCTCGTGCCTCGAGGAAAAATATACGCGAGATTAATCAAATCGCAGCAATGCAGCAGCAAGCTTTGGAAATTCTCGCTAATTTGTGCACAGATGATCAGGAAAGTGATGCGGATTCGGATTTAGATGACTCGGATGACTTCGAGGAGGAGGAAATGGATGTTGATCAGGTTTTAGATAAATCAGTTAATTCGTATTCTAATATTCCCGTCGAGTTGACTGAAGTCATTGCGAGTACCGATTTAGTGAAGAAAGTCTGGGAAAAGACGGTCAAAATAGAGGATAAtacaaagaagatttttgaaCACAATCCTGAaggtatttttgtattaaaacgaCTCAGGGTTTTGAGGTGTAGAGCTTTTCTGTGTCtgaataatttgatttcgagTTTGGACGTTGGCACTTTGGGAGGCGTTGATAATTTATACAG ATTGTGGACTGAAATAGGAAAAGTAGTGTTTACAGATGCAGATCCGAATGATATTGACTTGCTAGAATCAGCAACTTCGGCGATGCGAGCTGCTCTTCAAAAATTGGCCGAAGTACGTGCGAAGGTTTTCCAAAACTTGAGTATAACGGATTTGGAACCGATGTTGAATGGAGAGAGACAATGTTCGAATCCAAATGTTAGAGCTAATTTATTACGAATTCTTGGAAATCTCGCTCTGATTTTAATGAATGGTGGAGTTCTCCAGTGCCAGGAATTAATCAAG cACGTATCTCTGTTTCTTCTGGATACTTGTACAAAGGAAAATGAAGCCTGGGTCATCGCAGAATCACTAGATGCTATTATGGATATTTTTGCTGAGGACGAGACTGATAATTTAGCAGCGAATATCAATTTAGTCGAAAAACTTCAGATTGTTGcgcctattttaaaaaataag ATACGACAGCAAAAACAGAAACTCGGCGATAATGCTTTGGTCGTCTCAACCGTAAAGGCGAATTTACAAAGGTTTATCAAATATAAAGGACAGCGAGTCGCAAAACTCAAAGTTGTGTAA